The genomic window TGCCGGCCACCAGGTGGCGCTCGCCGCCCCGACCGAGCTGCTGTCCGAGCAGCATTTCAGCGGCCTGAAGGCGCTGCTTGAGCCCTTGAGCGTGAAGGTGATCTGGCTGACCGGCCGGCTTCGGGGCAAGCAACGCACCGAGGCGCTTGAGTCCGTCAGCGGCGATGCGGATCTGATTGTGGGTACCCATGCGCTGATGCAGGCGGGCGTCGAATATCGTCAGCTTGGCCTGGTTGTGATCGACGAGCAGCACCGCTTTGGGGTGGATCAGCGAATGGCGCTGCGCGCGAAGGGCGGCGGTGTCGACAACTCGCCACACCAGCTGATCATGACCGCCACGCCCATTCCTCGGACGCTGGCGATGACCGCCTACGCTGACCTGGACATCTCAACGATCGACGAGCTGCCGCCCGGACGAATCCCGATCACCACCGTCGCCATGAGCAACAGCAAACGCGATGTGCTGATCGAACGGGTCCGCGCCGCCTGCGCCGGCGGCCAGCGCGTTTATTGGGTCTGCACCATCATCGAAGAGTCGGAAGCGCTCCAGGCTGAAGCCGCCTCCGATCTGGCCGAGTCGCTGACGTCCGCCCTGCCCGACCTCGCGGTTGGCCTGATTCACGGGCGCCTCAAGGCGGCGGAAAAAGACGCCGTGATGGGGGAGTTTAAAGACGGGCAGCTCCAGGTGCTGGTGGCAACGACCGTGATCGAGGTTGGGGTCGACGTGCCCGAGGCCACCCTGATGATTATCGAAAACGCCGAACGGCTGGGCCTGTCGCAGCTGCATCAGCTCCGAGGTCGGGTTGGCCGGGGCGGCGACGCCTCGTCCTGTGTGCTGCTGTATCAGCCGCCGCTCAGCAGCATGGCCCGCCAGCGGCTGAACGTCATGCGCGAAACCAACGACGGCTTTGAGATCGCTCGCAAAGACCTGGAGCTCCGGGGCCCCGGCGAGGTGTTGGGCACCCGGCAGACCGGCGAGGCCCAGTTTCGGATTGCCGACCTCTCCCGCGACCGTGCGCTCCTGCCTTCGGTGGGCCAGGGCGCAGATCGGATGCTGGAAGCCTGGCCAGAGCACGCGCAGGAGCTGGTGGACCGCTGGATCGGCCGTGCGTCAGAGTACGCGGACGTCTGACCCCGGATTTGAGCCTGGGCTAAACTGGCGACCTGTCATGTTCTACCTCCTGACCAACCCCGACAAACGCCGGGCAGTGGCGCGCCTGACCCGGCTCCACCGGCCGATTGGCATTTACCTGCTGCTCTGGCCCACCCTGTGGGCGCTCTGGGTAGCCGCGGACGGCTGGCCTAAGACCGACGTGCTGATCATCTTCCTGCTCGGCACGCTGCTGATGCGAATGGCGGGCTGTGCCATCAACGACTTTGCCGATCGCAAGGTCGACGGTGCGGTGGCAAGGACTGCCGATCGACCGCTGGCAACGGGTGAGCTCACCGGCCGGGAGGCGATCACGGTATTTGTGGCCCTGTGCATCGTCGCGTTTGGGCTGGTATTGCTGACCAATCCGCTGACCATCGCGATGTCGGTAGCCGGCGCCGCGCTGGCCGGCGTTTATCCCTTTATGAAGCGGGTTACCCACCTGCCCCAGCTGGTGCTTGGAGCGGCTTTTGGCTGGGCCATACCCATGGCTTTTGCGGCCCAGACCGGGACCGTCCCTAGGATGGCCTGGCTGATATTTCTCGCGGCGGTACTGCTGACCATCGCCTACGACACCATGTACGCGATGGCCGACCGGCCCGAGGACCGCAAGGCCGGTATCAAGAGCATCGCGATCGCTCTGGGCGACATGGACCGCGCTGCGGTGGGCCTGCTCCAGCTGCTGCTGCTGAGCACGCTGACCATGATCGGAACCCAGCAGGGCTTTGGGGCGGTGTACTTCACCAGCGTGGCGGTGGCGGCCGGGCTTTGCGCTTATCAGCAGTGGCTGATCAGAGACCGCGAGCCCGAGGCGTGCTTCCGCGCCTTTCTGAACAACCAGTGGCTGGGGATGGCGGTCTTTCTCGGCATCTTCCTGCAGACCACGCGCCTCAGCTGACCCCGCATCCCGACCGGCCCGTCCCAGGTTGAGCCCTGCGGCCCGGCGGCCTCCCACCGTCGAGAAAGGACGACCCACCGGGCTAAAGAAAACGGATCGAACAGCCGTTCTTAGCTCCGTTGCTGGCTCGTTTCCCTCGGAAGTCTTTGAATGGTCGTGGAAGCCGCTGTAAACCCGCGCACGCCCCCTAACCGCAGCCAACTGCTGCGCGTCGGCCGACCCTGGGCCATGGCGCTGCAGGGCGTGTGCATGTGGCTGACGATCATTGCGTCGTTTGCCCTCGGCTTTGCGAGCAACGGCGTCGTGGCGATTTGGCCGGCGGCCGGTTTTGGCGTGGCGATGGCCATCTACTATGGCGTTTGGTCGTTGCCGTTTATCGCCGGCGCCAGCTTTGCCTACACGCTGGCATTTCAGGGTGAACACCTCATCTTTTATTTGCTGACAGGCACAGGCAACGCGCTCGCCTGCGTGCTCGGTGCCGCTCTCTACCGCCGGGTAGGCGGGCCCAAAAATCCGATGAAAACGGTGGGTGGCGTGGTCAAGCTGGTGGTGGTGCTGGCCTTCAGCATGAGCGTCATCGCCGCTTCGCTGGGCGTGATCGTGATTTTCTTTGCGTACCGCCTCCCCGCTGAGCTGCTCACCCAGGTCGGCTGGCGCTGGTTCTTTTCAGACCTCACCGGTGCCGTGCTGGTGGCCCCGGCGCTACTTGCGGTGTTCGGCAGCTGGCGGCGTATCCGACGGGGATTTTGGACCATGCTGGCCCGACAAACCTGGCTGCCCACGCTGGTCTGCGCCGCGTCACTAGCGCTGCTCTATCTGGCGACGGGCTACATGCCCGACGGCCTCGGCCAATACCCAACGGTGCTGCTGACGATGCCGCTGTGCGTATGGCTTGCGCTACGCAGCCACACGCCGTCGAGCATGCTGCTGCTCACCGTCACCGTGATCGGCTCGCTGGCGCTCACGCTGTCCGCCACCGGCGACGCCTCGGAAAGCGCTTTCCTGGCGGTCCAGCTCTACGGTCTGGTCGCGATGTGCACGAGCCTTGTGCTCCACGCCAGCACGGCCGAACGCAAGCGCGCCCTCTCAGCCCTCGACTCCGAACGTCAATCGCTGGAGCGGGCGGTCAAGGACCGCACGGCGGAACTCCGGCAGCAGATCAAAGCCAACAAGGATGCGAACGCCAAACTCGCGCTGCTTGCGACCACCGACCCGCTGACGGGCCTGGCCAATCGCCGCGCCTTTATGGATACCGCCAAGCGGGAAATTGCCCGCTGCCGCCGCAACCGCAGCGCCCTGAGCGTGGTGATGCTGGACATCGATTTCTTCAAAAAAATCAACGACCGTCACGGCCACGCGGCAGGGGATGCAGTGCTGGTGAGCCTGGCCGCCGCAATGCGTCACGGCGTGCGGGACGGCATCGACCTCGTCGCCAGGCTGGGCGGCGAGGAGTTTGTTTGTCTGTTGCCGGATACCAACGTTGAGCAGGCGCTGGAGTTTGCGCAGCGCACCCGCGAGGGCGTCGAACGAATGTCCCTTGAGCACGAGGGGCAGGCGCTCAAAATCACCGCCAGCCTGGGAGTCAGCAGATTCACCGCCGAGATGGGCAGCATCGAGGACGCGCTGCAGATGGCGGACAACGGCCTCTACCTGGCGAAACAAACCGGCAGAAACCAGGTCGGCTGCTGTCAGAAGGCAACTCACCCCGTCGAGGCTTCCGCCTGAAAACGCTTGACGCCTCCTAGCTGAACCAGTCCGCGAAAGGCCATTCGGGCCACGTTCGAGTGAGGTAGACCAGGTAGATCATCCCCAGCGCGAAGACGATGAAACCCACATATTCGGCCCACGGCGGAAAGTGAAACCGCGGCCCGGTAACCTCGTCCAGCTGCCGCTGGCGATTCCTCGATCGAGTCCATGTTGCCCATTCCTTTTGCGATCGACGCGACCAGTCTTCATCGATCCGCTCCAGCAGCTCGCGTTGGCGACCATGCAAAAGGTTGTTGAGTTTGTCGACGTGCGTATCGCGTGACGCCTCAACATCCTCGCGGGCCGCGCGCCAGCAAGCCGCTGCGCAGAGGGTGAACAAAAGCTCGTGGCGGTCCGTATAGCGACGGGTTTCATGGACATGGCCGCGAGAGCTGTTGACCAGCGACCAGCTGCCGTCATCGTTGCACTGCACATGGTCGCCACCCTCGTGGTGAGGATGAAAATCGACGGTTGGCCAGCGGCGCTCCTCGCCGGTCCGGCTCAGCAAACGCCGGTATTCGCGGGTCAGCTCCTGTTGGCGTTGATCCATGGCAGGCGCGTTTGCGCTACTCAAAGCCGTCGCGGAACACCTGATCCCCAAGACCACCACCGGCGCTCGTGATGCAAAGTGACAATCCGCCATACTCCAGCGCGCCCAGGTCGGGCGCGCCGTCGTCGCGCGGCCGGCCACAAAAGTCTTCGGGCACAGATAGGACGGGCTGCCCTTGATCGAGGAACGCGCTGCCGTCCAGCAGGGCAAAATCCGCGTTATCCGGATCGACAAACCATGCCCGCATATCGGTCAGGGAAACGTTCTCGAGATTACCCTGCTCGCTACTGACTCCCTGATCGCGATTGCGAATCTGACCCATCAACAGATTGTTGCGGAGGTCAACGTTGCTGGCGGCGAAGCGCACGTCGATACCGGTATTGTTGAACAGCGTGTTGTGGTGAACCTCAGAGTCAGCGGCTTCGTTAAGATAGATGCCGACGTCTGCCGGACAGTTGATGATCAGGTTATTGCGCATGATGCCGCCCTCATGCTCGGGCGTGCAGGTGTTTTCCTCGCAGATCCCTGGCGGACCGGAACCGCCGCCGCCGAAAGACAGGCCGAGGCGGATCTGGCCCGAGTGAAAGCGCTCACACATCACCAAATTCCGTTCGATCACACCATCCTTCGAGTTGCCCTTCAGGAAAGCCGCGTAGCTGATCTGGTTACCACCGGCTTTCGCAAAGTCGTAGATCGTATTCGAGCGCAGAATCCAGCGGCGACCGCCGACCACGTCGATGGGCGTGACGGGATTGGCGGTGTTGCGCGAACTGGCGTTGAACAACTCGTTGCCTTCCACCAGCACGTCATCCGGAAACTGGCCGCCGGTCTGGTTCGCCTTGAGCATCGCATTGAAGCCGTGCAGGCGGTTGTTGCGGATGACCGTAAAGTCAGCGTCGCCGACGACGTGGAACGCGTGCTCACAGTCGGAGTCGTTGACGCAGATGCCTTCGATATCCAGGTTCTCAAAACGCCACCAGGGCGCACTGATCAGAAATCCTTCGACAAAACTGCCGGCGCTGTCCCACACGATCTGCACCTGCCCAAGCGCCTGGGCCCGCACCGTGATGGGCTGCGTCGACGTGCCGGGTACGTTCACGCTGATGCGTGTAGCCGCGATGCGGTAACGCCCCGGGGCGATGGTGATCGTGTCCCCCGGCTGCGCGTTGGCAATCGCGTCGGTGAGGCCCGTGACGCTGTCGACCGCAACGCCCGCGTGACCCGCGCCGCCCAAGGCCAAGAGCAGGCATACCGTCAGCCAGTCCGGCTGACGACAAAGCAAATTGCGTACGAAAGACGGTTTCATGAGCTTCATCTTGCTCTGTTTGAGACGGGACAACTGCCGATACCGTCTCAGATCCAGGTAAGCGTAGCGCGGCCAGCTCGCCGCGCCGCTCACCCTCAAGTATGCGATACCGGAGCCGACGTATGAAAGGAAACCTCAGGCAAGCCGGGTGACCACGATGAAGATTGGGCAACTGATGAGTTCGCCGCCCGTCACCATCGATATGGACGACACGCTGGACCAGGTTCGAACCCTGTTTCTTGAACTGAAGTTCCATCATCTGCTGGTGGTACGCCACGGCGTCTTGCGGGGCGTCCTGTCGGACCGGGACCTGCTCAAGTCGATCAGCCATCGGGTGGGAACCGCAGCGGAAACCCGCAGCGACCTGGATACGCTCAATAAGCGGGTCCACCAGATTATGGTGCGCGACCCGGTGTCGCTCGGTCCCAACGACACGGTCAGGGACGCCGTAAAGCTGTTCAACGAACGCGGGGTGTCCTGCCTGCCGGTTGTCAACAAGCGCAATCGGCCGGTGGGTATCGTCAGCTGGCGTGACATCGTGGCCCGACTTGCCGCCTGAAGCCACTCTGACCAACGGCACTACCCTAAATCGGGCAAGCCCCCGCGAGCCGGGCGGTTCAGTTAGAATTGCCGCTTCTTTTTCGACAGGGGACAGGGCCATGAGTGCAGCCGGCCTGCGGTTGAGTTTTAGCGGCATCATTGGGGCGGTGTTAGCCGCGGCACTGACACTGTCGCCAGGGCATTCAGATGCCCAGACCCGCGACCCGATTCTGCCCGCTGATCACTCGCTTGACTCATCCATCCCAACGCCCGCCTCACTGCTTGGCTACCAGGTGGGAGACTGGCACGTCCATCCCGATCAGCTGATGACGGTGATGCAGGCATTGGCCGACGCCTCACCGAAAGCCACGCTGGAGGAGATCGGCCGCACCCACGAGCGGCGCCCGCAGATGACGCTGGCCATTTCGGACCCGAAAAACCTGACGCAGCTTGAAACGCTCCGCCAGCGTCATCTCGCCGGCGAGGAAGATGCGCCACTGGTGCTTTGGTTCGGCTACAGCATCCACGGCAATGAGGCGAGCGGATCCAATGCCGCCATGCTGTTCGCTTACCTGCTGCTGGCCAGCCAAAGCCCGGAAATCACCGATGCGCTTCAGAATACGGTGGTTTTTATCGACCCGGTGCTCAATCCCGATGGGCTCGGTCGGTTTGCCAGCTGGGTCAACAGCCACCGGAGCACCTCCATGGCTGTACCTGAGCGGAGCAATCGCGAACACCAGGAAGCCTGGCCGGGCGGCCGCTTCAACCATTACTGGTTCGATCTCAATCGAGACTGGCTGCCGCTGGTCCATCCCGAGTCGCGGGCGCGCGTGGCGTTTCAGCAGCGCTGGCGGCCCCACGTGGTCACCGACTTCCACGAAATGGGCAGCGACCAGACGTATTTCTTTCAGCCTGGCGTCCTCAGCCGCCGGCATCCACTGACACCGCAACGCAACGTCGATCTGACCGCGGGGCTGGCCCGCTTCCATGCCCGCGCGCTGGATGCCCTGGGCCAGGGCTACTACTCGGAGGAGGGGTTCGACGATTTCTACTACGGCAAAGGCTCCACCTATCCCGATGCGCAAGGCACAATCGGCATCCTGTTCGAGCAGGCCAGTGCCCGCGGCCACCTGATGGCAACCCGGCGCGGCGAGCTGTCCTTTCGCACCGCGATCCGCAATCAGTTCACCACCTCGATGTCGACACTGCGCGGCTCGGTGGCCCTGGCGGATGAGCTGAAGACCTATCAGCGCGGCTTCGACGACGTCACGCTCGAGCTCGCGCGAACCGATCCCCATGCCGCTTACGTGGTGGGCGACGACCGAGATCCGCAGCGGGCTCTGGGGCTTCTCGGTACGCTGCTGCGACACCAGATCCGCGTCTACGAGCTGGCGACCCCGATTGAGATCGATGGCCAGTCGTTTGAACCGGGCCGGGCCTGGCTCGTGCCGGTCCAGCAGCCCAAGTACCGCCTCCTCAAGAGCCTGTTCGAAAAACGGACGGAGTTTGCGGACAACACCTTTTACGACGTTTCCGCGTGGCACCTGCCGCTGGCCTATGA from Pseudomonadota bacterium includes these protein-coding regions:
- the recG gene encoding ATP-dependent DNA helicase RecG, which produces MSQGKSPGELDDPLTALKGVGPKVAEKLARLGLEQVSDLLFHLPLRYEDRTRIWPLGELRPGQLAQVEGEVINSRIVWGRKPMLLWTLGDGSGRLTMRLFNFFRSQLNQLKTGTAFRCYGEVRAGQRGLEMIHPEYRRVDECGPLATALTPHYPSGDGVSQKLLRKLVPEALKRLDEVSLAPLPAEVVGGAPVDAGASLNEALRYVHQPPPEADVEALAEGAHPLQQALAFQELLAHRLSLRLRRESERSRSAPVMAADSGLRDQLVQSLPFTLTGAQQRVIREIGADLAQPRPTLRLLQGDVGSGKTVVAAAAAAQAIDAGHQVALAAPTELLSEQHFSGLKALLEPLSVKVIWLTGRLRGKQRTEALESVSGDADLIVGTHALMQAGVEYRQLGLVVIDEQHRFGVDQRMALRAKGGGVDNSPHQLIMTATPIPRTLAMTAYADLDISTIDELPPGRIPITTVAMSNSKRDVLIERVRAACAGGQRVYWVCTIIEESEALQAEAASDLAESLTSALPDLAVGLIHGRLKAAEKDAVMGEFKDGQLQVLVATTVIEVGVDVPEATLMIIENAERLGLSQLHQLRGRVGRGGDASSCVLLYQPPLSSMARQRLNVMRETNDGFEIARKDLELRGPGEVLGTRQTGEAQFRIADLSRDRALLPSVGQGADRMLEAWPEHAQELVDRWIGRASEYADV
- the ubiA gene encoding 4-hydroxybenzoate octaprenyltransferase — encoded protein: MFYLLTNPDKRRAVARLTRLHRPIGIYLLLWPTLWALWVAADGWPKTDVLIIFLLGTLLMRMAGCAINDFADRKVDGAVARTADRPLATGELTGREAITVFVALCIVAFGLVLLTNPLTIAMSVAGAALAGVYPFMKRVTHLPQLVLGAAFGWAIPMAFAAQTGTVPRMAWLIFLAAVLLTIAYDTMYAMADRPEDRKAGIKSIAIALGDMDRAAVGLLQLLLLSTLTMIGTQQGFGAVYFTSVAVAAGLCAYQQWLIRDREPEACFRAFLNNQWLGMAVFLGIFLQTTRLS
- a CDS encoding diguanylate cyclase; this encodes MEAAVNPRTPPNRSQLLRVGRPWAMALQGVCMWLTIIASFALGFASNGVVAIWPAAGFGVAMAIYYGVWSLPFIAGASFAYTLAFQGEHLIFYLLTGTGNALACVLGAALYRRVGGPKNPMKTVGGVVKLVVVLAFSMSVIAASLGVIVIFFAYRLPAELLTQVGWRWFFSDLTGAVLVAPALLAVFGSWRRIRRGFWTMLARQTWLPTLVCAASLALLYLATGYMPDGLGQYPTVLLTMPLCVWLALRSHTPSSMLLLTVTVIGSLALTLSATGDASESAFLAVQLYGLVAMCTSLVLHASTAERKRALSALDSERQSLERAVKDRTAELRQQIKANKDANAKLALLATTDPLTGLANRRAFMDTAKREIARCRRNRSALSVVMLDIDFFKKINDRHGHAAGDAVLVSLAAAMRHGVRDGIDLVARLGGEEFVCLLPDTNVEQALEFAQRTREGVERMSLEHEGQALKITASLGVSRFTAEMGSIEDALQMADNGLYLAKQTGRNQVGCCQKATHPVEASA
- a CDS encoding chondroitinase-B domain-containing protein, with the protein product MKPSFVRNLLCRQPDWLTVCLLLALGGAGHAGVAVDSVTGLTDAIANAQPGDTITIAPGRYRIAATRISVNVPGTSTQPITVRAQALGQVQIVWDSAGSFVEGFLISAPWWRFENLDIEGICVNDSDCEHAFHVVGDADFTVIRNNRLHGFNAMLKANQTGGQFPDDVLVEGNELFNASSRNTANPVTPIDVVGGRRWILRSNTIYDFAKAGGNQISYAAFLKGNSKDGVIERNLVMCERFHSGQIRLGLSFGGGGSGPPGICEENTCTPEHEGGIMRNNLIINCPADVGIYLNEAADSEVHHNTLFNNTGIDVRFAASNVDLRNNLLMGQIRNRDQGVSSEQGNLENVSLTDMRAWFVDPDNADFALLDGSAFLDQGQPVLSVPEDFCGRPRDDGAPDLGALEYGGLSLCITSAGGGLGDQVFRDGFE
- a CDS encoding CBS domain-containing protein gives rise to the protein MKIGQLMSSPPVTIDMDDTLDQVRTLFLELKFHHLLVVRHGVLRGVLSDRDLLKSISHRVGTAAETRSDLDTLNKRVHQIMVRDPVSLGPNDTVRDAVKLFNERGVSCLPVVNKRNRPVGIVSWRDIVARLAA
- a CDS encoding M14 metallopeptidase family protein; translation: MSAAGLRLSFSGIIGAVLAAALTLSPGHSDAQTRDPILPADHSLDSSIPTPASLLGYQVGDWHVHPDQLMTVMQALADASPKATLEEIGRTHERRPQMTLAISDPKNLTQLETLRQRHLAGEEDAPLVLWFGYSIHGNEASGSNAAMLFAYLLLASQSPEITDALQNTVVFIDPVLNPDGLGRFASWVNSHRSTSMAVPERSNREHQEAWPGGRFNHYWFDLNRDWLPLVHPESRARVAFQQRWRPHVVTDFHEMGSDQTYFFQPGVLSRRHPLTPQRNVDLTAGLARFHARALDALGQGYYSEEGFDDFYYGKGSTYPDAQGTIGILFEQASARGHLMATRRGELSFRTAIRNQFTTSMSTLRGSVALADELKTYQRGFDDVTLELARTDPHAAYVVGDDRDPQRALGLLGTLLRHQIRVYELATPIEIDGQSFEPGRAWLVPVQQPKYRLLKSLFEKRTEFADNTFYDVSAWHLPLAYDLPWAPVKRIGKLQGEPFEPPVMDGVSELPVSVAYAIPWHQQGAPATLNALLKAEVPVVAATREFNALVVGGERRFDRGTLVVYPPADQALEPLLKPGVEVVPLTTGLTPSGPDLGSPSLLPLDPVRPLLLVGRGVDPQSAGDAWHLLDTRVGLPPVMVETHQLRELALHRYTHLLLVDGDYARLDETLIQRISQWVQGGGVLIASQRAAAWATKNRLHLAPENGEELAAAPAEESSKGDETEPPALQAYGDYSRRFADSVIGGTVVNTDVDLTHPLAYGLQRPHLPLLRRGTVFLKVDDNPYQTPYRYSEQPLLSGFLGPERTRQMAGSAAVVATAVGAGKVIRLADNPNFRGFWLGGNRLYLNALFFSQLIKATPLADTETRH